AGCAGCAGCAGGCCGCCAGCGTCAAGCTGCCCTATATCCTCCTCGCCGGCATCCTCCTGGCCCTGGCTACCTTTATCCGTCTGCGCCTGCCTTCGTTCAGCAGCAACACCTCGGACATCCGCATCCAGGACGCCACGGCGAAGTCCGTCTGGCGTACGCCGCAGGTCGTTCTCGCCGTCCTTGGCATCTTCCTTTACGTGGGTGGAGAGGTCTCCATCGGCAGCTTCCTCGTCCGCTATCTGCAACTCCCCAACATTGCGCATATGACGGAACTCACTGCAGCCTCGTATGTCTCCTACTACTGGGGCGGAGCCATGGTGGGCCGCTTTATCGGTTCCTGGCTTTTGCGCCGAATCAATGCTGGCGTTCTGCTGGCGCTCTTCGCCGCTATCGCCGGAACGCTTGTTCTCACTTCGATCCTGAGCCACGGCTACTTTGCCGCGATCACCATCCTCTGCGTGGGTCTCTTCAACTCAATCATGTTCCCCTCGATCTTTTCGATCGGGATCGAAGGCCTCGGTCAGCGGACGAGCGAGGCTGCTTCGCTGATCGTCATGGCGATCGTCGGCGGAGCCATTATCCCCGTTGCACAGGGCAAACTCGCAGACAGTATCGGCATCCAGCACGCGCTCTTTATTCCGCTGGCCTGCTACGTCTACATTTTCTTCTTCGGTGTATGGGGAAGCCGTCGCAGCGCTGCGCATACCTCTTCCGCGCACGCATAACGACTTATCGTTTGTCATTCCGTAGCGAAGCGAAGGAATCTGCTTTTGTGCCCCATTCTTTCGCGGCTTTATCGCGAAAGGGTGGGGTCGCGCGGAGCGCACAAACCAGATTTTGAACGGAGAAGAAAAGCAGATCCCTTCGCCTACGCTGCGGGATGATAAAGTTTAGAGCCGTCATGCAGCTTTACCGCATGGCGGCTTCTACTTCTTTCGCCGTGTGGGCGAGCGAACCGATCAGGTCGACCAGTTTCCCCTCTTCGTTCACATAGACCACATCTTCAATGCGAACTCCGA
This genomic stretch from Terriglobus saanensis SP1PR4 harbors:
- a CDS encoding sugar MFS transporter, giving the protein MQIEMPTEGSLPEIKVERSGAAMTIVTTLFFIWGFVTVLNDILIPHLQNVFALSNFQAMFVQFAFFSAYFVFALPWGKVVDRIGYRNTMVAGLCVSACGCLLFLPAAMLASYAIFLSAQVVLACGITALQVSANPYVAALGSSRTASSRLNLAQAFNSLGTTIAPHIGGLFIFSTVAVVATTTTLTGSALHANQQQQAASVKLPYILLAGILLALATFIRLRLPSFSSNTSDIRIQDATAKSVWRTPQVVLAVLGIFLYVGGEVSIGSFLVRYLQLPNIAHMTELTAASYVSYYWGGAMVGRFIGSWLLRRINAGVLLALFAAIAGTLVLTSILSHGYFAAITILCVGLFNSIMFPSIFSIGIEGLGQRTSEAASLIVMAIVGGAIIPVAQGKLADSIGIQHALFIPLACYVYIFFFGVWGSRRSAAHTSSAHA